The Microterricola viridarii genome segment GTGCAACAGCGCTCCGTCTCCGCGCCCGTCCTCGCCGAGCAGCGAACGGCCGAGAGCCAGCAGATCCTCTGCGCGGGCGTAGCCACCGGCTCCGGGGTGCTGCAGGCGCTGCATGCCCTCGTAGTCGAGGCCCACGTCGTCCGCACCGTAGATCGGGTGCGGGTCACAGCCGGCGTCGAACGTGAATCCGGCTGCGCCGGCATCCGCCACCAGCTCGGCGACGGACTGCTGCCACGGCCGGGCGTCAGCCTGCTCGATCATGGCCGCGATGCCCTCGAAGGCGAGTGAGGAGTAGCGCACGGCCTGGCCGGCGCCGAACTCGGCGCCCGTGCCGATCAGGTCGGCGCGGAGCCCGGCCGGCGAGGCGATGTTGGGGTCGCTGATGCCCGAGCTGTGGCTGAGCAGGTGGCGCAACTCGACGACGTCGCTGCGGTTGGCGCCGAAGCCGGGCACGGCGTTGCTCAGTGGGTCGGTCAGCGAGAGCCGTCCCCGTTCCACGGCGCG includes the following:
- a CDS encoding serine hydrolase domain-containing protein → MSNHGYAVDWARTHVEAGRLPTAVLGIATADGVQELVAFGASGQRSAAVDDYFPLFSVTKPVVAMTALRAVERGRLSLTDPLSNAVPGFGANRSDVVELRHLLSHSSGISDPNIASPAGLRADLIGTGAEFGAGQAVRYSSLAFEGIAAMIEQADARPWQQSVAELVADAGAAGFTFDAGCDPHPIYGADDVGLDYEGMQRLQHPGAGGYARAEDLLALGRSLLGEDGRGDGALLHPATVAAMQRPRTLGLPVMTPAPGAPGEAWGLGVRLRRDAPSLLAADGYGHRGWGSCEFWVYPEQGVCFTLLTNVMEAGRFGVDPDRLHNAVVAGNRP